In a genomic window of Styela clava chromosome 7, kaStyClav1.hap1.2, whole genome shotgun sequence:
- the LOC120328738 gene encoding solute carrier organic anion transporter family member 2A1-like has translation MARGYFKRDIRLFVGCLSLILFVELIANFYFRSALTTIERRFELSSAAVALLSSVYQIGNLFVMVFVCYYGSKSHRPRVIAIGTTLIVVGYLISCIPQFIGDRYKYVDNDNHTTAGDQLCKSSLHKTDFNISSCNVDVNNKLENKLYIFVLIGIILSGIGAAPLQPLGMSYIDDFSSPHRVPIYIGVVLTVALIGPAVGYMLGAVFLQIWVDSGWVNTDDFTISSQHVNWVGAWWLGFLFCGILMAFATIPMCLFSRRMKIKYKNKIFLRHSENHPSDVSVEKVGAPTATAEGLIAAIKRLMTNFEYLGMLSMLVFSAFYITGIINYFPKFLEVQLGASPSKADMSYGAIGIPCIAVGTMLGSYIMKRHNPNKIGMVKLAAASHFCTTLLTLPMLFMGCKTIDIAGVTVPYSDSTCSSSCHCDANIFSPICGSDGITYLSPCHAGCKNTFQLDGQIQNYTECSCINFDDSNMNSLLHGSSLGSCKTSNCSDLLIIVLAIQALASVTSGLSAPATYVFLMRIVNTGDKALGIGIAFIVVRLLAWIPGPIFYGKLFDSSCLYWTFSKCSQTGYCGIYDCDAYRTRYFGVVVFASFASWICSLCIYVLLKHKSSKHNKTKIEFEKDSFRIVEEVTLNTPDCTVQSQSSQLLRIESGKIIDRSDTEHKDHLPNAKEINVTEDTEV, from the exons ATGGCTCGCGGTTATTTTAAAAGGGATATCAGACTGTTTGTTGGATGTCTAAGTCTCATTCTATTTGTAGaa TTGATTGCAAATTTCTATTTCCGAAGCGCGCTCACAACAATTGAACGGCGATTTGAACTTTCTTCAGCGGCCGTGGCTTTACTGTCATCTGTATATCAGATTGGAAATCTTTTTGTAATGGTCTTTGTGTGCTACTATGGAAGCAAATCACACAG gcCTAGAGTCATTGCAATTGGAACAACGTTGATTGTTGTTGGTTACCTGATATCATGTATTCCCCAGTTTATAGGAGATCGATATAAATATGTTGATAACGATAACCATACTACGGCTGGTGATCAATTGTGTAAAAG CTCTCTTCATAAAACAGACTTCAACATTTCTTCTTGCAATGTCGATGTAAAcaataaattggaaaataagttatatatttttgtgctcATTGGCATAATCCTGAGTGGAATAGGTGCTGCTCCCCTTCAACCACTCGGAATGTCCTACATTGACGATTTTTCCAGTCCGCATAGAGTACCGATCTATATAG GTGTTGTGTTGACGGTTGCGTTGATTGGACCAGCCGTTGGATATATGCTTGGTGCTGTATTTTTGCAGATATGGGTTGACAGCGGATGGGTAAACACag ATGATTTTACTATTTCATCTCAGCATGTAAACTGGGTCGGTGCATGGTGGCTTGGATTTTTATTCTGTGGAATTTTAATGGCATTCGCAACCATTCCCATGTGTTTATTTTCAAGAAGAATGAAAATtaagtacaaaaataaa ATATTTTTGAGACATTCAGAGAATCACCCAAGTGATGTTTCGGTAGAGAAGGTTGGTGCACCAACGGCCACAGCAGA AGGATTGATTGCCGCCATCAAGAGACTCATGACAAATTTTGAATATCTTGGTATGTTGTCCATGTTGGTTTTTTCTGCGTTTTATATAACCGGAATTATCAACTATTTTCCAAAGTTTTTAGAAGTTCAACTGGGAGCATCTCCCTCAAAAGCCGATATGTCTTAcg GTGCCATCGGTATACCATGCATAGCTGTTGGGACAATGCTTGGTAGTTACATTATGAAGCGGCACAATccaaataaaattggaatgGTAAAACTCGCTGCTGCTTCGCATTTTTGCACAACTTTACTCACATTACCAATGTTATTCATGGGATGCAAAACAATTGACATTGCTGGCGTTACAGTACCTTACTCAGATAG CACATGCAGCTCCAGTTGTCACTGCGATGCAAACATATTTTCACCCATTTGCGGATCGGATGGCATTACCTATCTCTCTCCATGTCATGCTGGATgcaaaaatacatttcaattaGATGGACAGATTCAA AATTACACAGAATGTAGTTGCATTAATTTTGATGATTCAAATATGAACAGTTTGCTACATGGTTCGTCTCTGGGTAGTTGTAAAACAAGCAACTGTTCGGATCTACTTATTATCGTATTGGCGATACAAGCGTTAGCAAGTGTTACGAGTGGGTTGTCGGCTCCAGCCACGTACGTATTTCTGATGAG AATCGTGAATACTGGAGATAAAGCTCTCGGAATAGGAATTGCATTTATAGTTGTTAGACTGTTGGCGTGGATTCCAGGTCCTATATTTTATGGGAAATTATTTGACTCATCTTGTTTGTATTGGACCTTCAGCAAATGCAGTCAAACCGGATATTGCGGG ATCTATGACTGCGATGCATACAGGACAAGATATTTCGGCGTCGTGGTATTTGCAAGCTTTGCATCATGGATTTGCTCATTATGCATCTACGTTCTTCTGAAACACAAATCTTCGAAACATAATAAGACGAAAATAGAGTTCGAAAAAGATTCATTCAGAATAGTCGAAGAAGTGACTTTAAATACTCCCGATTGTACAGTGCAATCACAATCTAGTCAGCTTTTAAGAATTGAATCGGGCAAAATTATTGATAGATCTGATACAGAACATAAAGATCATCTCCCAAATGCTAAAGAAATAAATGTGACTGAAGATACAGAAGTCTGA